A region of the Salvia splendens isolate huo1 chromosome 11, SspV2, whole genome shotgun sequence genome:
GGTATCGGGAGGGCATAATCTCCAAAGGCGCGCGAGGGCTTCCCATCGTGCCTTCTCTTCCTTATTCCTCAAGGTGACATTCACAATTTCTTGGATTAAGAATATTGGCCATTCTAAAGTGTACCTGAAATAAGTCACAACAAGCGgccaactcccccaaactttaGTTCACAGTAATCACCAAGTGATACATTAGGAAGATAGACTCAATTCCCAAAATCAAAAGCAATGGGAGATAAACCAACATATGACGTATGGAGTCCTATGTCGTTTTATTCAATTCAGGATTAGGGAGtaagcaaaaaataaaaaatttaatataatactccatttgtctcagctcaagtgattgatttctttttggccGTTGTTTTGCAatgatgataataaatagttaaagtgaagagaaagtaaagtaagagagaaaataatatagaagataatcgtatctacattattctattACTAACTTTATTTTCGGTAAAATCGGATCTATGGGGAACTCTACTACTATAATAACGAAAATGTACCCACTTTGTTATGTCTTCCATccatgggaaaaacgccacccaCATTGGCGTGTTTTTAAGTAAACACGCCAACCGTATTGGCATTTTACAATTTCATCGTATTTTATGCAAATACAGTATTTATCGTAACACGCCtacttggttggcgtgtttatTTAAAAAACGCCATCTACGTTGGCGTGTTTTATTAAACACGACAACATATAAACACGCCAACCGTATTGGCGTTTTAAAATTTCATCGTATTTTATGCACATACAATATTTATCGTAACACGCCtacttggttggcgtgtttatTTAAAAAACGCCATCtacgttggcgtgtttaattaaaaaatgccATCTATGTTGACGTGTTTATTACATATAAACGCCTatgatagaaaacgatcctgcCTACGAGGTAAAAGCTATTGTgacggatattgaaaatagatttcatatgaaaattagttacaagaaagcatggtatgctcggaggacagctattgagcttgtatatggtggatgggagtggtcattcaaagttttaccggcttatttgaatgaaatgcaaagacaaaatcctggtaCAATTGTCGAATAGTTGCATGATGACAGATTAAGCCacggtatgaacaaggtattcaagtacgtattttgggcttttggaccagctgtggaggcttttcaactatgcaaaccagttttaacagttgatggaactcatctacgtggtcgatgtcgaggtaaaattcttattgtcgttggatttgatgctaataagaaatgtttgtctgttgcatatgccattgttgttgagaaaaccaaagaaagttggaattggttaatgaaacgcataagacttcatgtagcaaagcatgaaatatgtgtaatatctgataggcatgtgggaatcctagatgcaatgaattctcccatatggaaagaagaacctaAAGGTCTTCACAggttttgcttggtacatgttagaaagaatattctgcagaatcacaaaggttTCATGGTTAAAAGATTGGTTTGGAAAATGGGTATTGCTACCCAAAAGCGCAAGTTTAAGAAAAtacgtcgtttacttcgagaCGTCAACAACGAGACGTCAACAACGTCGCAAGTTAGAGAAAGTATGAGCGAAGAATTGGAATGGTGTAAAAATAATGAGTGAAAtgtggtgtatttataggtaaattaaattgaatttttaaaaaataaaaaataaaaaatcgtcCGCCCCTCCCCGCCCAAACCGCCCCCCACTATAGGCCGGCACATCCTCGCACATTTCTCGGCGAAAGGCCTTCCGCCCCCTTTTTTTTTTGTCCGCTtcggggcggacgtcccgcccactatagaccgccccgCCTTCGCCTCGGCCGGGGCGGCCAGTGCGCCtatactatagtggacactctaaccCTCTTATACATCTCTAGCCTATCTCATAGTCTATTTTACAACCTATCTCACTATCTTTGTATACtaagtactcccttcgttcacgaaaaataggacattttgtaaatgacacgggttttaatgagaaattgataaagtaaaatagaagagaaaaaagtaagaggggAGTGGTGTTAGTGGAATttgaggtccatattattaataagagaaaagggaaaaaagtaagagagaagaaaaaaagtaagagagaagtagtgttagtgaaatatgaggttcatattattagtaagagagaagggaaaaagcaggagagaagttgttgaattttttttttttaaatgtgctctatttttcgtggataacaaaaaatgacaaatatgctatatttttcgtggacggaggggaGGGGGTAGTATTTTACAACCTATCCCACTATctttgtataattattttaacCGTGGGagaaacaataaaaatgaaataaattcgacaaaaaatatagaaaaatatattaaaaattgatttaaaaaattgtaaattagATCGGCGCACGCAATAGTACGCCCGTCTTTGTCCGGCTATGCCTGCCCCAGCGGCATAATCAGCTCTTCTGCAATAGGAGCCGGTTGAAGGGTGGCCGATCGACACTCCTATTGTGAATGTTCTTACCGTTTTAGTGTCATTTTAAGTTGGCTCATAAATAAATACAGAgtacttaaaaaataaatgttgaattttgGCATTATGTCTTGTTGCTTTTTTATCTCGACATCATGACGTTGATCACAATTATTCAATCATGTAATATCCCCATATCTTGTTTTGTCACAAAGATTTCGATGCAGAAAGCAAATTCTCCCGCCATTAACAAAGCTACAACAAATAAAGACTTTGCCTTTATTCAATATCCATAAAGCTTTAGCCAAAACCCTTAAATCCTACGCACGTATAGCAAGTGATTGGAGGCCAATCCCCAATTCAACCATGAAATACAGAGGGAAAAGGGTTTTGGGGTTGGAGTCAAACCTAACATTGCCGATTGTTTTCCTTCTTtgcttatgtttcttccttGCTGGTCTATTCGGATCGCTCATCATATCTCAGGTAAAACCTCATTTCGTTGCGTAATTGTGTTTATGGATGcttgaattgtttaattattgtttgCAGGATGTGAATAAGGGTGGATCCAGGCATAAATTGCTTGAAGACATTGGATATGATGAAGGGGATTCTATGGTTCATGGTGAAAGTGGGGACTCTTCCATCACTTCTATTCCATTTCAGGTTCAATTTAAGTGGCAATTACTCAAATATTTGCATTCGAGAATGTTCGATTAGATTTACCTTGCTTGGGATCTTTGATCTATTCCTTTATCATAGGGAAAATTGCTCCCAAATGTTGATAACCTTCGCTTCTAGTTAGAAGGTGTGTGAACTACTGTGGGAATAAAGTCCACTGATTCTGTTTGTTTTTCTTCCAGCAATTAGTTTAATGGCTGTGGTTGAGGAAGAATGGGAAATGGAGTTTTGGTAATTTGGTATTGAAGATGAGATTATAGAGATATTCTCCTAAATGAAGTTCCTATGCTAGTGCAGGTCCTGAGTTGGAGGCCACGGGCTGTCTATTTTCCTAATTTTGCCTCGGATGAACAGTGCCAAAATATAATTGAACGGGCTAAGAGAAAGCTCAAACCATCATCTCTTGCCCTGCGTGAGGGAGAGACTGCTGAGAGCACAAAGGGTGTTCGGACAAGGTATCTGTCTTTAAACATATCGGGGGTGTTTACTTTGTGAAATAGATTAGATTGAGAAAACATGTGATTGAGTATTTGAGGGATTCGATGATAAAACAAGTTCATATTGAACCATTCCATCAATGTAAATTGAAGATTAGTCTGAGCTTACCCCCGTGCTGTATAATTTGGATAGTTTTTTTTGTCTCTGTCATTATACTCGAAATAAACAGCCTTCTGCTAACGTTTTCTGCATATTATGGCCAATTACCTCACAAATCTGCACAGTAGGAGAAACATGTTTCATGTGTGTTCTTACAAATCAGGTTTAGGAGCATCAACATTTTGATCTTCATTTATCTGAGTATCAGTCTCTGCACTTTTCACAAACAAGATTTACTTCACTTATGACTGTACCAGTGATCCACTTCATTTATAGCTGTATTGCATGTCCTATCTTAATAGCGGAATCTACTTATTCATGCAACTTACAACTATTAGTACTTATATATGCTTGTCCTTTTTCACAGCTCCGGCGCATTCCTTAGTGCATCTGAAGACAGTACAGGAACTTTGGAGTTTGTTGAGGAGAAAATCGCTAGAGCAACTATGTTACCTAGGAATCACGGAGAGGCAGGTTGCCTTGTTTTCATTATGCAAAGCAGTTGCCTAATGCTCTTAGTTTCAAAAACATGAAAAGTCTATCGCTCTCTTACAAATCATTAATCACTATAATCTCAATTCTTATCCATGAGAAAATAGTAGAAGTAATATGACACTATTCCATCACATGACTTCTTAAAAAGATAATCTACAATCATTAATTATGAAGTTTGGCTATGAAAGTGCAGCATTATGTATGCCTGATTTCTTTGACTTTAAAGTTCAAAGGATAAGGTTTCTATTACAGGTCATATCTGAGATAGTCGCATATCACCATATTGCAGGCTTTCAATGTTCTGCGGTATGAAGTGGACCAAAGATATGTATCTCACTATGACTCATTTAACCCAGCAGAGTATGGCCCACTGAAGAGCCAACGGGTACGTAGTGTCTAACCCGAGTTATCAGTTTATGCTAATTAGTGAGTCTTGACTCAATACGTGACTCTTGACATTCATATGAATCATCATACCTTTCGAGAATGAACTTTGTAACTTTTACTTCCCTGAAGATGTTTTGTCTAATACAAGCCATGTTTTAGTATTCCATTTTCTTTCAATTGTCAGCTAAACTAACTCTTATTGGCATTTTGCAAAGAGATAGCTATTGATATTAAATCTTGAACATCAATATTGAACGGCTTGTTTGTTGTAGCACCAAATTATAATAGATCTTAGGATTAATTGCTAAATGAATCACCATGGTTGACTTAATTTGCAATTTCGACACCACTTTTAAATcgatagagagaaagaaatgcagcttaacaattttaatttgttgaattcTGTATGTAAAAGGACAGAAGTTGCTGTGTGGTAAATAGGACATATATACATTGTACCACTGCTCTAGAAACTAGTTCACTTTGTCTTCAGGTTGCTTCCTTCCTATTATACTTGAGTGATGTAGAAGAAGGCGGAGAGACCATGTTCCCGTTTGAGGTATAGCAACAATAGTCATTCTcctctctcattttttttataaaattttgttaAATATGAATTTCTGATATATATACCTGATAAGATGATTCCCGATAACAGAATGGGTCAAATATGAATCAAGGATATGATTACCAGGGTTGCATAGGTTTGAAGGTGAGGCCAAGACGAGGAGATGGCCTTCTGTTCTATTCCTTATACCCAAACGGAACAATAGATCCGGTAAGGCCACGCTTCCTCGTATCTATTCTTGGCTGGGGAACATAAGCTCTTTCTACGCGATGTGATTGGAACTCGATGTTTACACTACGTATAAATCCGGTTTGGTTGTATACATAGTTTTATCTCACTCATAGTTTTCCGTGGCGACTTGCAGACCTCGCTTCACGGAAGCTGCCCTGTTGTGAAGGGGGAAAAGTGGGTGGCTACGAAATGGATCAGAGACAAAGCAAAAGGTTCATCTTAGTGATTTGCCGCTAACCAAACAATTTCACCTTtctttgtaattttcatgaGTTTGATGGAAATGATATTTGGAATGGTTCCTTTCACATGAGACAATGTTTATTAACCTAAGTATTGCGCTAAATAAAAAGTCTATAACTTTAACAATCTCCAAGTCCAAGATGCTTCaacaattcaattttttaacTATTTGAGTATAGATTCATTATTAACATCGTCTTATAgataaaattttctaaaaacaCATTAATCCATAGCAGTGAAAGTTGATTGTCGGTTATCGTTCATGGCATTAGCAAATTTGAGAATACACTACAAGTATATTTAACCCTATGATAAAGCAAACATGCataaatattttcatatttttcatgtaAATTTCTAACGTGaacatacaaaattaaaattttaacttgACATTATTTGATggcgaaaaaataatttgaacaGAGAAAAATAGTACACTACAattttttgagttttgagacttttattgaaaatgaaatGCATTATTATAAATGCAGACGTCATTACAGATTCAAAAAAATACACTTCATCATAATATTGAAGGTTCTGATTTCCAAATCCTATTACTTATTTGGCCTTAGTTctttgcagcaagatctgcccctccgttgccaactgcgctacgctcCTGCGGGCAATTTGGCCTTAGTTCTGTATTATAGTATTGGGGATATTATAGTATGttaacatttttaaaattttattttctgcgGATTCCGTtttgtaaatttttaatatCCTATCCTACCCCCTCTCGACCGTTGCAAACATATATTCAAACGGCTAGTTTCTTCTTCGCAGATCATAATCACACAGCAAAAAACATAAGGAAGGGAAAAAAAACCATTTGCTCATCAAATTCTTCACTCCAAAACCCAAGCAACTGTCATCGTTTCTGCCTTTTCCATCATCTCCGCAATTACGTTTCTTTCCGCCGccaatttttaatttgatactCAACAACGCCGATCGCTGTGAAAATTCGTTCGGTTTATCACTGAATTGGCGATTTGGGGGAAAAAGAAATGGATCTTGGATGTATTGACATGGGTTGTGTTGAGAAAGATCGCAGTCCGAAGGAGTCGACCACGTCTGCTTCTAAGCTTGGAAAGGTTTGATTTCTTCATTTCTATTGATAAATTGTTAATTCATTTCTCTTGTTTTGGCATGcttgatttttctttcatttaaaTTGTAAATTATTCCGACTTTATTGAATTGGGTGTGTGGATTTATGTAATTGCATATCTCTGGATAAATCTGCTTGATTAGCTTCACAGTTCACTCAATAATTTATGTCCAAGAATTATTTAGTGTGGAAGATCCTCTGtttttagcatatctttttttttgtagtattgATACTCATATGAATTAGATGTAGCAGAAGTAATGTTTAACATATGCATTTGTATGTTCTTGTTTGAAATTAAACAAGTTTAGCTAGTTAGTTTCACAAATGGAATGCTAATCCGATTAGTTTTTGCTCGTAAAGACTAGAGCATATGCATCTCTCTAATTGTGTCTCGCTGTGTTTCAGAATAAAGTAAAGGATGCGATAAGGTCTAGCTCAAATGCACTGAACAAACTCACATCTCAAATCTCTAAGCCTCCTCGTCGTAAAACTTCTCCCCTTAATTGGTTCCCACGGAAGAAGGTGGAGCCTTACCTTAAGAGGAAACTGAAAATGCTTCAGGTATGCTCCATTGACTAATCCATTTTCCACCAAGGTTTTTTTCACAGTAAAGATGATTTGAGGCTAATCCTTGTCACAGGAAGTAGATGGTATGCATCTGACTCTCGTTGAAACTCTGGGGGATTCAAATCCCCATTACTCGAGAGTATTGAGGGAAAAGATTGCAATAAGAGAAGCTGCACAGAAAGCAATGGAGGCAAGAAAGGCAGCAATGGTGGAAGCATCATGGTGCCGTATACTTAAGGCAGCCAGGTATGGTGTATATCCCTTTTGCGATGGATTTGTATTGAGTATGTATTGTATATATCTTCGGATCTAAAATATATcgttttctttaaaaaaagGATTGAAAGTAAAGAAGCAGAAGAGCAGCTATCAAAAGCAGAACTTTCTGCTGCCGAAGCTTTTGAAGCTGCACGGGTAGTTGGTGTGATCATGAATGGTACACCGGATTCTGGCACAGGAGGATCAACCACCCATAAGGTCTCAGCAACCTTTGAAAGTGCATTTTCTGTTGATAATCAAGTAGCTGCTGCAGTTAAAGCTGCTTTCGTCAAGCTTGCAAATTGCCACTCTATCAACAAAGATGAGTTTAAGGAATTGTTGCACAAAATCAGCGAGAACCCTGATTCGGATGACTTGTCAGCAATCACTTCAGAATGTGATTCTGATGATGCCGGTTCAGATGCGGAAGCAGGATCCTGTAAGGATAGTTCAAAGGAGCAGAGAAAAAGGCCAGAGTCGGATAAGTTTAATATGACTAATATTGTCGAAATGATGCTTGGTCGACTTCAATGCTTAAAAGAAGAGGAACTGGCTTCTCTTGCAACCATAGTTGCAACAAGTGGCCTAAATGCTGCATTGGCTGAAACAGAAAACAGCTCGACCGTTCAAAACACTGAGAATTCTTGTCCCAAAGTCTCAAGGAGGTCGTCTGTGTGTGGGAGAGCAACAAAGAGTTCTAGGGGCGCTGTCGAGGAAGAAATTCCTGGCCTGGGCCAGTTTCTAGTTAAACGCTTAACAAGACTTGAAAGAGAGATATTAGAAGCCAAAAATGCCAGAAAAAACGAAGCTAGTGATGGAAGTAAAGGGAGTGGTGATGAGAAGCTTCTTTCTGCCAATGATTCAAGTTCGAGGTCTAAAGCGAATATCAAGGATGATGGCGCAGCGGTTCCAGACTTGGGAAGTGTACTGACGAAGCATAAATCAAAACTTGAGAAGGAGATCGAAGAAGCAAGGAGGAATGGTAGATCATCAAGAGGAGCACCCCGTGCAAAACAAGATGCCACAGATATTCCTAGCCTGGATAAATATTTGGTGAAGCGTTTGACAAGGCTTGAAATGGAGGTTCAAGAAGCTCGGAACAGAAACAGATTGCAGCCAACGGAAAAGGCAAGCAGTCATCCATCAGATGCTAAAACTTCAGAAGATATCCTCCCTATTGGTACCAATGAGGATTCCCAAGGCAAAGAGAATATAGACCTTAACATGATTGAGAACCAAAATACTGTTAAGAGGAAAGAAGCTCAAACTGGTTCAGAATCAGATCACTTGGTGCAGAAAGAGGAACGAAACACAGTTAGAGTTCAAAAGCTCCAAAGAAAAAGCCAAGAAAGCGGCGCAAATTATGAGAGCCTAGACAAAGTTCTAGTAAAGCATGTCTCAAGACTGGAAAAGGAAAAACTAGAATTTTGTGCATATGAAAGCATGCAAATGAAACCGCAGCGCAAGGACAGTGGTAGAGAAATGGAAAGCAGTTTGGACCTAGTTCTAGTGAAGCACAAGTCAAAACTGGAAATGGCAAAAATGGCTGCTGAGCAGCAACAAGAAGAGGATAGCAGCATCAGGCATTCAGTGACTCGTCGTGAAGCTAGGGAGCGAGAGCTGCAAGCAGCATGGGGAGGCATGAGCCTAGGAAACTCTATGCGCCCTCATGTCTCAAGGCTTCAAAGAGACAAGGTAGTTAAATCTCCAAGGTTTCATTTGTTTGTAGTTCTCTCTTATTGATTTACTAATTTAGGTCTTTTATCCACATGTTAAGGCTGCTTGGCTTGAAGcagaagaagaggagaagaaTATTGAGGTGCAGTCTTCCTCAACTTTGTGCTAGACTCTTTGGTATATTTGTTTGCACCAGTTGCTATCTAACATTTCTCATAGGCAAGCATCAGTATAATTCTTTATATGGGTGGTGTCAAATTGTCAATATTGAAGTTTTTTTCTACTGTCTCTTTTGAGGTGAGAGGTTGTTTAAGACCATCCCCATTGTGTTCTCTGTGTAATCTAATTATCACATGTGAAGGGGCCTATAAATTGAATCTTGTGTCACTACTATTGTTTAATTTTACAGTAGTAGTTTTGATTTCATACATCACAAAGAGGTCGAATAAGCAAGTACCTTCCAAATGAATTTTGGAAACAAGTAATTTTGTTATTTGAGCTGTGCGGAAAAGTTGTTGAATATGCCGTCAGAATAGACAGTACTCAAATGAACTACTCAAGTATTTTGAAGTACAGAAATATTCCAACTTCCGAAAATCAAGTACTCTGCCTATCAACAAATATgattactttttaaatttatctCATTAAAAATAGTACAGTAGCTTATTTTAATACAGTAATAAAACAGCATTTcataaaaacatttatggcTAAGAAAAAGATCATCTCTTTATAAAACAATGAAGCATACCTTAATTGGTAAGATATTTCTTCTATGTTCAAAATATCAGGTGTTCAACTCCTCAAAGTTCGAATCAATTCAcaagataaatgtgaattattattgattatctttaaaaaaattaaaaaaaaaagtcggATTCTGTTTAACAGTaaactaatttttaaattttcattaacTTTTAAATGAATATAGCAATTAATGATTTGAGCTGCATTAACTTCAAGTTTTAAGTGAATGTGAATCACTGATGATTACTGAATTATGAATAGACAATTTTACCGattaaactaaattaaattaagaataGTTAACTTGTTAATCTAATAAGTTATTGATTCAGTGATGATTACTGAATTATGAATAGACAATTTTACCGattaaactaaattaaattaagaataGTTAACTTGTTAATCTAATAAGTTATTGTTATAGTGTTGGGGCATATCTGCAAGACTAAAAGGATTAGAAGGATCAATTTGTAATTTTCTAGTTTGATCAAGGAATAAGCTACAGTGGAGCTGCATCTTGATCAAAGAGAGAAGAGACCAACTTGATCAGGGAGTAAGTAGagcttgatcaaggagaaaGGAAACTAGTCGTTTCATGTTAGTTCATAGCGGTTGTAACCAATCAAGAAAGGGAAGCTCTTGTTCACTTGCTTAGTTTCTGATGTATATAAATAGTTTCTCTCCCTTATTTGAATAGCATGAATCGAGAGAGAAGTTAGTCATTCAGTTGATTCGAGCTCTTCCATTGTTGAATAAAATCTCTGGTCATTTTCTTCGTGATTCATTCTTCTAAGTTTTACTCATTATCAATCTCTTGTGTAATTTGGATTTGTAATTGATTCGATTGAATTGATTGAATCCAAGATTCGGTTGTGTTGAAAGGTATatcacaaattggcgccgtctgtgggaacgagAAAGGACGACGCGATCGACGATGTCTACGGCGAAGTTTGACGTAGAGCAGTTCACCGGCGAAAATGACTTCGGTCTTTGGCGATTGAAAATGAGAGTTGTGTTGATGCAGCAAGGAGTCTGGGACTATGTGAAATCCAAGACCGATCAGAAGGAGGCTCAGGAGAAAGATCCGGTGAAGTTACAAGAAATGGAGTACAAGGCCTACAGCTCCATCTTGTTGTGCTTGAGCGATAaagtcttgagggaagttcaaaaGGAAGAGGATGCCGCGGGCATTTGGGGGAAATTAGAAAAGATCTACATAGAGAAATCAATTTCCAATCGGCTCCACCTCAAGCAAAGACTGTTCAACTTCAAAATCTCTGATTCAAGAAATCTCGCAGATCAACTAGAGGAATTTAGAAAGTGCATTGATGATCTTGAAAGCGTGGACGACGCTATCAAGGACGAGGACAAAGCCTTGATGCTCTTGAATGCCCTACCTCAAAGTTTCGAGCAATTCAAAGACTCCATACTTCTAGGTAGAGATTCGAAGGTGACATTGGAGGAAGTATACTCTGCCTTGAAGTTGAAGGTAGCACAAAAATTCTCTGGAAAAGTTCTTGATCAAGCGGACGAGAGCCTCAACATCAAGGCAATTGGGAAGAAGCAGCAGAAGTTCAAGAAACCTGGCTTCGACAAGTGGAAAGAAAAACCTCAAACGGACTCGGAACAAAATGAGTCAAGGAGTTGTCACTGGTGCAAGAACCAGGACACATTAAAAGAAACTGTTATGCCTGGAAAAGGAAGCAAGCAGAGGCAGATAAAGAAGAGGTGACTACAACTTTGACAGATGAGGTTGAAGAGGCAAGGGCCTTGAATGTTGTCAAGAATGGCCCCATCTCAAAATTGTGGATTATGGATTCAGGTTGTAGCTTCCACATGTCATCATGCCTTGAATGGTTTTCTGATCTAAAAGAGTCAGATGGATCAGTCTTGTTGGGAGACGATCATGTCTGTGAGGTGAAGGGCGTAGGGAATATATGCCTCAAAATGGATAATGGATGCTTGAGAATGCTCACAGAAGTCAGATACATTACATCCATCAAGAGAAATCTAATCTCACTTGGTTTGCTTGAGAAGAAGGGTTATAGGCTGACTTTGTTTGGTGGAGAGATGGTGGTGACAAAGAATGGCCAAGTAATGATGAAAGCCATCAGAAATAATGTACTATATTGTCTCCAAGCTGAAGCCATAAATGGATCTGCAAATTCTGCACAGCAATCCATCAACTAGCATGCTAAGGTGGGCCATGTAGGTGATGCTGGCATCAAGCAGCTTGCCAAGATGAGTATGATTGAAGTCTCTGATGCTGAGATGAACAAAGATGTTGGATCCTGCGAAGAATGCATTCTAGGCAAGAGCAAGAAAATGCCATATGGAGTGGGTAAACATACATCAACAGAACCCCTCCAATATGTGCATAGTGACATATGGGGACCAACACCTATCAGTAGcattggaggaggcaggtattttctatcatttgttGATAATTTTTCAAGAAAGTTGTGGATTATTGTCATGAAAGAAAAGTTAGAGACATTTAAAAGATTCCAGGAATGGTGTGTGGAGGTTGAGTTAGAAACTGGAAGATCATTGAGATGCCTCAGAACTGACAATGGATTAGAGTTTCTATCCTCTGAATTTGATGAATTTTGTAGAAGTAGAGGAATCAAAAGGCATAGGACAGTTActcacaacccacaacaaaatggggcTGCTGAGAGGACAATTAGAACAATCCTTGAAAGAGTGAGATGTATGTTGATATCCTCTGGGATGTCAAAGCCATTCTGGGCTGAGGCAGCTTCCACAACAACTGTTCTCATAAACAAGTGCCCCTCTTCTGCCATTGACAATGAGACACCTGATAGCAGATGGTATGGTTCCAGTGGGGACTACTCAAGGCTCGGGCCTTTTGGATGTAGAGCCTATGCGCATATGAAGCAAGGGAAGCTAGAGCCAAGAGCCCTCAGATGTGTGATGCTAGGGTATCAAAAGGGGTTTAAAGGATACAGACTGTGGTGTTGTGAAGAATGAAATTAAAAGGTGATCATCAGTAGGGATGTGGTTTTTAGGGAATCAGAAATGCCTTTTGCTAATAAAGAGATCCAGAAGGTTCACTTTGAGGTGGAGGCTCAAAGGGAAAATATGACTGAGGGACAAAATCGTTCAGAGGGAATC
Encoded here:
- the LOC121753595 gene encoding uncharacterized protein LOC121753595 — its product is MDLGCIDMGCVEKDRSPKESTTSASKLGKNKVKDAIRSSSNALNKLTSQISKPPRRKTSPLNWFPRKKVEPYLKRKLKMLQEVDGMHLTLVETLGDSNPHYSRVLREKIAIREAAQKAMEARKAAMVEASWCRILKAARIESKEAEEQLSKAELSAAEAFEAARVVGVIMNGTPDSGTGGSTTHKVSATFESAFSVDNQVAAAVKAAFVKLANCHSINKDEFKELLHKISENPDSDDLSAITSECDSDDAGSDAEAGSCKDSSKEQRKRPESDKFNMTNIVEMMLGRLQCLKEEELASLATIVATSGLNAALAETENSSTVQNTENSCPKVSRRSSVCGRATKSSRGAVEEEIPGLGQFLVKRLTRLEREILEAKNARKNEASDGSKGSGDEKLLSANDSSSRSKANIKDDGAAVPDLGSVLTKHKSKLEKEIEEARRNGRSSRGAPRAKQDATDIPSLDKYLVKRLTRLEMEVQEARNRNRLQPTEKASSHPSDAKTSEDILPIGTNEDSQGKENIDLNMIENQNTVKRKEAQTGSESDHLVQKEERNTVRVQKLQRKSQESGANYESLDKVLVKHVSRLEKEKLEFCAYESMQMKPQRKDSGREMESSLDLVLVKHKSKLEMAKMAAEQQQEEDSSIRHSVTRREARERELQAAWGGMSLGNSMRPHVSRLQRDKAAWLEAEEEEKNIEVQSSSTLC
- the LOC121756432 gene encoding probable prolyl 4-hydroxylase 9, which codes for MKYRGKRVLGLESNLTLPIVFLLCLCFFLAGLFGSLIISQDVNKGGSRHKLLEDIGYDEGDSMVHGESGDSSITSIPFQVLSWRPRAVYFPNFASDEQCQNIIERAKRKLKPSSLALREGETAESTKGVRTSSGAFLSASEDSTGTLEFVEEKIARATMLPRNHGEAFNVLRYEVDQRYVSHYDSFNPAEYGPLKSQRVASFLLYLSDVEEGGETMFPFENGSNMNQGYDYQGCIGLKVRPRRGDGLLFYSLYPNGTIDPTSLHGSCPVVKGEKWVATKWIRDKAKGSS